In Achromobacter xylosoxidans A8, a single window of DNA contains:
- a CDS encoding aromatic ring-hydroxylating dioxygenase subunit alpha, whose amino-acid sequence MSYTEEQLAAMVRGDSVHRGVYTDPAIFDLEMQRIYGRAWIYVGHESQVPKTGDYHTTRLGDQDVLMVRATDGRVHVLYNRCPHKGAKVVADGEGCVGKFFRCPYHAWTFKLDGSHLGVPLKQGLEGTAYDPADPSFSMRRVARVESYRGFVFASQAKEGPALEDFLGGVRSSIDNLCDRSPVGEVEVAGGIFRVMQRSNWKVFYENLHDTMHARVTHESSYAAARDEAKEMGEMPLELHIMDGNGEPYEFWEKLELRAYANGHGYMEGIFNPGAAERDPVSRAHFETLTAAYGETRAREILGMNRHNTVIYGSGSPHTVFQQFRVIRPIAVDRTMIEIQTFRCKGAPDGVFKRAMLYANVINSPSSNVMPDDIELYNRCQEGNATRGGEWVSMHRYHGSDRSDSEGLVSVNGTSELPMRNQFDAWKTYMEAGPAATEAAATGDRSCC is encoded by the coding sequence ATGTCATACACCGAAGAGCAATTGGCCGCGATGGTGCGCGGCGACAGCGTGCATCGCGGCGTTTATACCGACCCTGCCATCTTCGATCTGGAGATGCAGCGGATCTACGGCCGCGCCTGGATCTATGTGGGCCATGAAAGCCAGGTGCCGAAGACGGGCGACTATCACACCACGCGTCTGGGCGACCAGGACGTGCTGATGGTGCGCGCCACCGACGGCCGCGTGCACGTGCTGTACAACCGCTGCCCGCACAAGGGCGCCAAGGTGGTGGCCGACGGCGAAGGCTGTGTCGGCAAGTTCTTCCGCTGCCCCTACCATGCCTGGACCTTCAAGCTGGACGGCAGCCATCTGGGCGTGCCCTTGAAGCAGGGGCTGGAGGGTACTGCCTACGATCCCGCCGATCCGTCCTTTTCGATGCGCCGGGTGGCGCGGGTGGAAAGCTATCGCGGCTTTGTGTTCGCCAGCCAGGCCAAGGAAGGGCCGGCGCTGGAGGATTTCCTGGGCGGCGTGCGTTCGTCGATCGACAACCTCTGCGACCGTTCGCCGGTGGGCGAGGTGGAAGTCGCTGGCGGCATCTTCCGCGTCATGCAGCGCTCGAACTGGAAGGTGTTCTACGAGAACCTGCACGACACCATGCACGCGCGGGTCACGCACGAATCTTCCTATGCCGCGGCCCGCGACGAGGCCAAGGAAATGGGCGAGATGCCGCTGGAGCTGCACATCATGGACGGCAACGGCGAACCTTATGAGTTCTGGGAGAAACTGGAACTGCGCGCCTACGCCAACGGCCACGGCTACATGGAAGGCATTTTCAATCCGGGCGCGGCCGAGCGCGATCCGGTGTCGCGCGCGCATTTCGAAACGCTGACCGCGGCCTATGGCGAGACGCGCGCCCGCGAGATCCTGGGCATGAACCGGCACAACACGGTGATCTACGGCAGCGGCTCGCCCCACACGGTATTCCAGCAGTTCCGCGTGATCCGGCCGATCGCCGTGGACCGCACCATGATCGAGATCCAGACCTTCCGCTGCAAGGGCGCGCCGGACGGCGTGTTCAAGCGCGCCATGCTGTACGCCAACGTCATCAATTCGCCCTCGTCCAACGTCATGCCGGATGACATCGAACTCTACAACCGCTGCCAGGAAGGCAACGCCACGCGCGGCGGCGAATGGGTCAGCATGCATCGCTACCATGGCAGCGACCGCAGCGATAGCGAAGGCCTGGTGTCGGTCAACGGCACCAGCGAACTGCCCATGCGCAACCAGTTCGACGCCTGGAAGACCTATATGGAAGCCGGCCCCGCCGCTACCGAAGCCGCCGCCACCGGAGACCGCTCATGCTGCTAG
- a CDS encoding aromatic-ring-hydroxylating dioxygenase subunit beta: MLLDLDFDVSTEGLSPAEVPADAYHRIAQFLYREARLLDERRYDDWQALWMPDGMYWMPRVPGQQSPYDHISLFWEDRMLRDVRIRRLEHPRNWSQQPPTRSARLVGAVEIEGVDAAGNLVVHSTFQMTEWRKRQPRQLAGRYTHKLAAEGDSWRIRMKRVDLVNCDDVHDVFEVFV, encoded by the coding sequence ATGCTGCTAGACCTGGATTTCGACGTGAGCACCGAGGGACTGTCGCCGGCCGAGGTACCGGCCGACGCCTACCATCGCATCGCGCAGTTCCTGTACCGCGAGGCGCGCCTGCTGGACGAGCGCCGCTACGATGATTGGCAGGCGCTGTGGATGCCGGACGGCATGTACTGGATGCCGCGCGTGCCGGGCCAGCAAAGCCCTTACGACCATATCTCGCTGTTCTGGGAAGACCGCATGTTGCGCGACGTGCGCATCCGCCGGCTAGAGCATCCGCGCAACTGGTCGCAGCAACCGCCCACGCGCAGCGCGCGGCTGGTGGGCGCGGTGGAGATCGAGGGGGTAGATGCCGCCGGCAACCTGGTGGTGCACTCCACCTTCCAGATGACGGAATGGCGCAAGCGCCAGCCGCGCCAACTGGCGGGCCGCTACACCCACAAGCTGGCCGCCGAGGGCGATAGCTGGCGCATCCGCATGAAGCGGGTGGACCTGGTCAATTGCGACGACGTGCATGACGTGTTCGAGGTGTTCGTGTGA
- a CDS encoding cysteine hydrolase family protein: MTAADAAVLALHFQNDVLHPEGKIRVGLDADSGARQRLLDNAAALLAGARAHDLPIVHVRIAFRPDYADLMANCPIFRNVAAIGAVPEGQWGSAFYEGLQPLAGSAREFVVKHTRISAFYGTPLEETLRLLGARRLVVAGVATHSVVEGTVRHAADIGFEVMVAQDACASADPAVHDASLASMRLIAQTGPVAEAVRWAAAPH; the protein is encoded by the coding sequence GTGACGGCGGCCGACGCCGCGGTGCTGGCGCTGCACTTCCAGAATGACGTGCTGCACCCCGAGGGCAAGATCCGTGTCGGCCTGGACGCGGACAGCGGGGCGCGCCAGCGCCTGCTGGACAACGCCGCGGCGCTGCTGGCCGGGGCGCGGGCCCATGATCTGCCCATCGTGCACGTGCGCATCGCGTTCCGTCCGGATTACGCCGACCTGATGGCCAACTGCCCCATTTTCCGCAACGTGGCCGCCATCGGCGCGGTGCCGGAAGGGCAGTGGGGCAGCGCCTTCTATGAAGGCCTGCAGCCACTGGCCGGGAGCGCGCGCGAGTTCGTGGTGAAGCACACCCGCATCAGCGCCTTCTATGGCACGCCGCTGGAAGAGACGCTGCGGCTATTGGGCGCGCGCCGGCTGGTGGTGGCGGGAGTCGCCACGCATTCGGTGGTGGAAGGCACGGTGCGGCACGCCGCCGACATTGGATTCGAGGTCATGGTGGCGCAGGACGCCTGTGCTTCCGCCGACCCGGCGGTGCACGACGCGTCGCTGGCCAGCATGCGCCTGATTGCGCAAACCGGGCCGGTGGCGGAAGCTGTGCGCTGGGCCGCCGCGCCGCATTGA
- a CDS encoding SDR family oxidoreductase produces MDFTGFPGLAGKTAIVTGSTQGLGADIARGLAAAGANVVLVGRNAEAGRALEKELDGRALYCETDIGQDSQIQRCIDAAVTRFGRLDILVNNACQYADRGLASSREEWHSTLDTNLVSAAIFTQLAAPLLRRGGVVVNMGSTGGKFGAAGRALYPASKAALLQITKNFAVELAPAGVRVLAVSPAWTWSPSVEQLSGGSRPAADAVGAHFHPLGRVGSGEEIAAAVCFACSDAASWMTGVDIPVDGGFSILGPDRGISPRTWFKELAP; encoded by the coding sequence ATGGATTTCACAGGCTTTCCCGGACTGGCCGGCAAGACCGCCATCGTCACCGGCAGCACCCAGGGGTTGGGCGCGGACATCGCGCGCGGGCTGGCCGCGGCAGGCGCCAACGTGGTGCTGGTCGGGCGCAATGCCGAGGCCGGGCGCGCACTTGAAAAGGAACTGGACGGCCGCGCGCTGTACTGCGAAACCGACATTGGGCAGGATAGCCAGATACAGCGCTGCATCGACGCGGCGGTGACGCGCTTCGGGCGGCTGGACATCCTGGTCAACAACGCTTGCCAGTACGCGGACCGAGGCCTGGCTTCGTCGCGCGAGGAATGGCACAGCACGCTGGACACCAACCTGGTGTCGGCCGCCATCTTCACGCAGCTGGCCGCGCCCTTGCTGCGACGCGGCGGAGTGGTGGTGAACATGGGCAGCACGGGCGGCAAGTTCGGCGCGGCCGGACGCGCGCTTTATCCGGCGTCCAAGGCGGCGCTGCTGCAGATCACCAAGAACTTCGCGGTGGAGTTGGCGCCGGCTGGCGTGCGGGTGCTGGCGGTGTCGCCTGCCTGGACCTGGTCGCCGTCGGTGGAACAGTTGTCGGGAGGTTCGCGCCCGGCCGCGGACGCGGTGGGCGCGCATTTCCATCCGCTGGGGCGGGTAGGGTCGGGCGAGGAGATCGCCGCGGCCGTGTGCTTTGCCTGCTCCGACGCGGCGTCGTGGATGACGGGCGTGGATATACCCGTGGACGGCGGTTTTTCCATCCTGGGGCCGGACCGCGGCATTTCGCCGCGCACCTGGTTCAAGGAGCTGGCGCCCTGA
- a CDS encoding DUF342 domain-containing protein encodes MDAENTLLLTLDATTNVLTAVYTPPARPGAADSAFAPASPAAAAETDGAAALDAEASVAVADDDAEPRPHANADLPSWDTLAAAAVAQGWGAEALDSQAVLTFIDLCRHATETVQAPVGQVIDGSLELELDAARMSALLTLLPPKGGKPVTLEAVRQVLAERGIVHGILEQELIDAVTQGRRETTQIARGTPPTRGTPTRFESLLDRLKPRGQDIDELAQVDYRDLGSLLLVTPGMPLMRRTPPLPGVDGATVLGEPILPDELPDTPFASDLAGAVVDPEDPLLLRAAIAGTPTLVSHGVQVNPMVEVDAVNLSTGNIHFEGSLLVRGDIAATMEVHVTGDVVVNGTMEAALVEAGGNVTVKGGIIGLAEALQDAAAAARTARVVCGGALRAKFIENAVISAGKDVDVEREVRQSSIAAGGGVNVGPPNTQQSAITGGQTRAMQAVRAGTIGSPSGIPTLVQAGLDPHADIKRAALARKRQKMHEEKSKLEQLLMFLKANPQRAPGDVADRARNTHVKLSQDLLALDAEEAQLVLDLQPLASATIQAARRFCSGVTIQVGNKVQEFLEDQIGGKAAVEEGQIVIR; translated from the coding sequence ATGGACGCAGAAAACACGCTCCTGCTGACGCTGGACGCCACGACCAACGTCCTGACGGCGGTCTACACGCCGCCCGCGCGTCCCGGAGCCGCAGATTCCGCCTTTGCGCCCGCCTCGCCAGCCGCCGCGGCCGAGACCGACGGCGCAGCCGCCCTCGATGCCGAGGCCAGCGTCGCTGTCGCCGACGATGACGCCGAGCCGCGTCCCCACGCCAATGCCGACCTGCCCAGCTGGGACACCCTGGCGGCCGCAGCAGTCGCTCAAGGCTGGGGCGCCGAAGCGCTCGACAGCCAGGCCGTCCTGACCTTCATCGACCTGTGCCGCCACGCCACGGAAACCGTGCAGGCTCCGGTAGGCCAGGTCATCGACGGCTCGCTCGAGCTGGAGCTGGACGCCGCGCGCATGTCCGCCCTGCTGACCCTGCTCCCGCCCAAGGGCGGCAAGCCTGTCACCCTGGAAGCCGTGCGCCAGGTGCTGGCCGAGCGCGGCATCGTCCACGGCATCCTGGAACAGGAACTGATCGACGCCGTTACACAGGGCCGCCGCGAAACCACGCAGATCGCCCGCGGCACGCCGCCCACCCGCGGCACGCCGACCCGCTTCGAAAGCCTGCTGGACCGCCTCAAGCCGCGCGGCCAGGACATCGACGAACTTGCCCAAGTGGACTACCGCGACCTGGGCAGCCTGTTGCTGGTAACGCCCGGCATGCCCCTGATGCGGCGCACGCCGCCCCTGCCCGGCGTGGACGGCGCCACCGTGCTGGGCGAACCTATCCTGCCCGATGAACTGCCCGACACGCCGTTCGCCAGCGACCTGGCCGGCGCCGTCGTCGATCCCGAAGATCCGCTGCTGCTGCGCGCCGCCATCGCCGGCACGCCCACCCTGGTCAGCCACGGCGTGCAGGTCAACCCCATGGTCGAGGTGGACGCCGTCAACCTCAGCACCGGCAACATCCATTTCGAAGGCTCGCTGCTGGTGCGCGGCGACATCGCCGCCACCATGGAAGTCCACGTGACGGGCGACGTAGTCGTCAACGGCACCATGGAGGCCGCGTTGGTCGAGGCCGGCGGCAACGTGACGGTCAAGGGCGGCATCATCGGCCTGGCCGAAGCCCTGCAGGACGCCGCCGCCGCCGCGCGCACCGCCCGCGTCGTCTGTGGCGGCGCGCTGCGCGCCAAGTTCATCGAGAACGCCGTCATCAGCGCGGGCAAGGATGTGGACGTCGAACGCGAGGTCCGCCAGAGCAGCATCGCGGCCGGCGGCGGCGTCAATGTCGGCCCTCCCAACACCCAGCAAAGCGCCATCACCGGCGGCCAGACCCGCGCCATGCAGGCAGTGCGCGCCGGCACCATAGGCTCGCCCTCGGGCATTCCGACGCTGGTGCAGGCTGGCCTGGACCCGCACGCGGACATCAAACGCGCGGCGCTGGCGCGCAAGCGCCAGAAGATGCACGAGGAAAAATCCAAGCTGGAACAACTGCTGATGTTCCTGAAGGCCAATCCCCAGCGCGCCCCGGGCGACGTGGCCGACCGCGCCCGCAATACCCACGTCAAGCTCAGCCAGGACCTGCTGGCGCTGGACGCGGAGGAAGCCCAGCTGGTGCTGGATCTGCAGCCCCTGGCCAGCGCCACCATCCAGGCCGCGCGCCGCTTCTGCAGCGGCGTGACGATTCAGGTGGGCAACAAGGTACAGGAATTCCTGGAAGACCAGATCGGCGGCAAGGCCGCCGTGGAAGAAGGGCAGATCGTCATCCGCTGA
- a CDS encoding lytic transglycosylase domain-containing protein gives MHRHPRPVLPALRALLARAGSMAALAAVVGGVLALAPASPAQAADIYRYKDPYGVWRSMKVPTGYAKYYKRAQARTVWRGNSVKVCLECEPKSGDGARLVTLSSATRAQRWGDLKVPQAHDGLIARAARESGVDQALITAVIAIESGFRSDARSPKGALGLMQLMPATAAPLLSVTDVETALVDPATNVNAGSRHLRRLIDQYPGRLDLALAAYNAGEGAVRKYDAVPPYAETQAYVRDVTALYEHYKAP, from the coding sequence ATGCACCGCCATCCCCGTCCCGTCCTGCCGGCCCTGCGCGCCCTTCTGGCGCGCGCCGGCAGCATGGCGGCGCTGGCGGCCGTCGTAGGGGGCGTGCTGGCGCTGGCGCCCGCCAGTCCCGCCCAGGCGGCCGACATCTATCGCTACAAGGATCCTTACGGCGTCTGGCGGTCGATGAAGGTACCCACGGGCTACGCCAAGTATTACAAGCGGGCGCAGGCCAGGACTGTCTGGCGCGGCAACAGCGTGAAGGTCTGTCTGGAATGCGAGCCCAAGTCCGGCGACGGCGCGCGCCTGGTGACGCTGTCCTCTGCCACCCGCGCGCAGCGCTGGGGCGACCTCAAGGTGCCGCAGGCGCACGACGGGCTGATTGCGCGCGCGGCCCGCGAGTCTGGCGTGGATCAGGCGTTGATAACAGCAGTGATCGCGATCGAATCGGGGTTTCGCAGCGATGCGCGCTCGCCCAAGGGGGCGCTGGGCCTGATGCAGCTGATGCCGGCCACGGCGGCGCCGCTGTTGTCGGTGACGGACGTGGAGACGGCGCTGGTGGATCCGGCCACCAATGTGAACGCGGGTTCGCGCCATTTGCGCCGGCTGATCGACCAGTACCCAGGCCGGCTGGATCTGGCGCTGGCGGCCTATAACGCGGGGGAAGGGGCGGTACGCAAGTACGACGCCGTGCCGCCCTATGCGGAAACCCAGGCATACGTCCGGGATGTGACGGCCTTGTACGAGCATTACAAGGCCCCGTGA
- the hemL gene encoding glutamate-1-semialdehyde 2,1-aminomutase produces the protein MSSNAQLFERACRSIPGGVNSPVRAFRSVGGTPRFIKRAQGPYVWDAEDKQYIDYVGSWGPAILGHSHPEVVRAVQEAAVNGLSFGAPTEAEIELAEVLISRLPSLEQVRLVSSGTEATMTAIRLARGATGRAKIVKFEGCYHGHSDSLLVKAGSGLLTFGNPSSAGVPPEFVSHTLTLEYNNLDAVREAFAQHGADIACIIVEPVAGNMNLIKPAPGFLEGLREVCTQHGALLIFDEVMTGFRVGPQGVQGLTGVQPDITTLAKVIGGGMPVGAFGGSAEIMKNIAPLGGVYQAGTLSGNPVAVAAGLATMRLIGAPGFYDKLSTQTAKLAQGLQERARAAGLAFSADSVGGMFGIYFSDQVPTSFAEVSACDTAAFNRFFHAMLDHGVHFAPSAFEAGFVSATHDDAVIKSTLDIAEKVFASM, from the coding sequence ATGTCCAGTAACGCTCAGCTTTTCGAACGCGCCTGCCGCAGCATCCCCGGCGGCGTCAATTCGCCCGTGCGCGCCTTCCGCTCCGTGGGCGGCACGCCGCGCTTCATCAAGCGCGCGCAGGGTCCGTACGTGTGGGACGCGGAAGACAAGCAGTACATCGATTATGTGGGTTCCTGGGGCCCCGCCATCCTCGGCCATTCGCATCCCGAAGTGGTGCGCGCGGTGCAGGAAGCCGCCGTCAACGGCCTGTCCTTCGGCGCTCCGACCGAAGCGGAAATCGAACTGGCCGAAGTGCTGATCTCGCGCCTGCCCTCGCTGGAACAGGTGCGCCTGGTCAGCTCGGGCACGGAAGCGACCATGACGGCCATCCGCCTGGCCCGCGGCGCCACCGGGCGCGCCAAGATCGTGAAGTTCGAAGGCTGCTACCACGGCCATTCGGACAGCCTGCTGGTCAAGGCCGGCTCGGGCCTGCTGACCTTCGGCAACCCCAGCTCGGCCGGCGTGCCGCCGGAATTCGTCTCGCACACGCTGACCCTGGAATACAACAACCTGGACGCCGTGCGCGAAGCCTTCGCCCAGCACGGCGCCGACATCGCCTGCATCATCGTCGAGCCGGTCGCCGGCAACATGAACTTGATCAAGCCGGCCCCGGGCTTCCTGGAAGGCCTGCGCGAAGTCTGCACGCAGCACGGCGCGTTGCTGATCTTCGACGAAGTGATGACGGGTTTCCGCGTCGGTCCGCAAGGCGTGCAGGGCCTGACCGGCGTCCAGCCCGACATCACCACGCTGGCCAAGGTGATCGGCGGCGGCATGCCGGTGGGCGCCTTTGGCGGCAGCGCCGAAATCATGAAGAACATCGCGCCGCTGGGCGGCGTCTACCAGGCGGGCACGCTGTCGGGCAACCCGGTGGCCGTGGCCGCGGGCCTGGCCACGATGCGCCTGATCGGCGCTCCCGGCTTCTACGACAAGCTGTCGACCCAGACCGCCAAGCTGGCCCAGGGCCTGCAGGAACGCGCCCGCGCCGCCGGCCTGGCCTTCTCGGCCGATTCGGTGGGCGGCATGTTCGGCATCTACTTCAGCGACCAGGTGCCGACCTCGTTCGCCGAGGTCTCGGCCTGCGACACGGCGGCGTTCAATCGCTTCTTCCACGCCATGCTGGACCACGGCGTGCACTTCGCGCCGTCCGCCTTCGAAGCGGGCTTCGTTTCGGCCACGCACGACGACGCGGTGATCAAGTCCACGCTGGATATCGCCGAAAAGGTCTTCGCGTCGATGTAG
- the thiE gene encoding thiamine phosphate synthase translates to MKALRFPTGLYGVTPEWDDTDRLLLAVRQAADGGMRSLQLRRKNVPDAVRAAQARALAPLCRELGVLFLINDDWRLALEVGADGAHVGREDESLARIRAEAGPDLILGGSSYDDLGRAQELLAAGADYIAFGAMYASSVKPDTVRAPLSVLTEARRLTDNCDAPRPAVVAIGGITPDNAPLVAQAGADAIAVITALFEAPSIRAAAAACSAPYSVNPNRKP, encoded by the coding sequence ATGAAAGCGCTGCGTTTCCCCACCGGCCTGTACGGCGTCACCCCAGAATGGGACGATACCGACCGCCTGCTGCTGGCGGTGCGCCAGGCCGCCGACGGCGGCATGCGTTCGCTGCAGTTGCGCCGCAAGAATGTGCCCGACGCCGTGCGCGCCGCGCAGGCCCGCGCACTGGCGCCGCTATGCCGCGAGCTCGGCGTGCTGTTCCTGATCAATGACGACTGGCGCCTGGCGCTGGAGGTGGGCGCCGATGGCGCGCACGTCGGCCGCGAGGACGAAAGCCTGGCGCGCATCCGCGCCGAGGCCGGCCCCGACCTGATCCTGGGCGGTTCCAGCTACGACGACCTGGGCCGCGCGCAGGAACTGCTGGCCGCGGGCGCGGACTATATCGCCTTCGGCGCCATGTACGCCTCCAGCGTCAAGCCCGACACCGTGCGCGCGCCGCTCTCGGTCCTGACCGAAGCCCGCCGCCTCACAGACAACTGCGATGCCCCCCGGCCCGCGGTCGTCGCCATCGGCGGCATCACGCCCGACAACGCGCCGCTGGTGGCGCAGGCCGGCGCCGACGCCATCGCCGTCATCACCGCGCTTTTCGAGGCGCCCAGCATCCGGGCCGCCGCGGCCGCATGCTCCGCGCCCTACTCCGTCAACCCCAACCGCAAGCCTTGA
- a CDS encoding bifunctional hydroxymethylpyrimidine kinase/phosphomethylpyrimidine kinase: MAPVTPPLVLVFGPLDPSGSDGLPADAVTCAGLGCHGLAAVTALTVRDTAGIEEIHPVTPDLLDDQARCLLEDMSVQAIKVGGLYTAETASVAAQVAADYSQVPLVLHLGQRAQPPADAADEDEADDLLAATLELVLPQTDLLVIEHLRLAQWHADGDIDIGDAPTPMHALVAAGAEWVLVLGSPQRPGHYANMLLGPNGQTATLPWQAPPDRNGDAGGVAATAIAAMLARGLEMPEAVRQGLAHADTAVAASFLPGMGRRIPNRIPAQ, encoded by the coding sequence GTGGCCCCCGTTACTCCCCCTCTCGTTTTGGTCTTCGGTCCGCTCGACCCCTCGGGTTCCGACGGTTTGCCGGCAGACGCCGTCACCTGCGCCGGCCTGGGCTGCCATGGTCTGGCGGCCGTAACCGCGCTGACCGTGCGGGACACCGCCGGCATCGAAGAAATCCATCCCGTTACACCCGACCTGCTGGACGACCAGGCGCGCTGCCTGCTCGAGGACATGTCCGTACAGGCCATCAAGGTGGGCGGACTATACACCGCGGAAACTGCCAGCGTCGCGGCGCAGGTCGCCGCCGACTACAGCCAGGTGCCGCTGGTCCTGCATCTGGGCCAGCGCGCCCAGCCGCCGGCCGACGCCGCCGACGAGGACGAAGCCGACGACCTGCTGGCCGCCACCCTCGAACTGGTGCTGCCGCAGACCGACCTGCTGGTCATCGAGCACCTGCGCCTGGCGCAGTGGCACGCCGACGGCGACATCGATATCGGGGACGCACCGACGCCGATGCACGCCCTGGTCGCGGCGGGCGCGGAATGGGTGCTGGTCCTGGGCAGTCCGCAGCGGCCCGGCCACTACGCCAACATGCTGCTCGGCCCCAACGGCCAAACCGCCACCCTGCCCTGGCAGGCGCCCCCGGACCGCAACGGCGACGCCGGCGGCGTAGCTGCCACTGCCATCGCGGCCATGCTGGCGCGCGGCCTGGAAATGCCGGAAGCCGTGCGCCAAGGCCTGGCGCATGCCGATACCGCGGTCGCCGCCAGCTTCCTGCCGGGCATGGGCCGGCGCATCCCCAACCGGATTCCCGCCCAATGA
- a CDS encoding rubredoxin — translation MRTWMCLICGWVYDEEAGLPDEGIAPGTRWEDVPPNWVCPECGARKEDFELMEI, via the coding sequence ATGCGTACTTGGATGTGTTTGATTTGCGGCTGGGTCTACGATGAAGAGGCCGGCCTGCCCGACGAAGGCATTGCCCCCGGCACCCGCTGGGAAGACGTGCCGCCGAACTGGGTCTGTCCCGAATGCGGCGCCCGCAAAGAGGACTTCGAACTGATGGAAATCTGA
- a CDS encoding YqgE/AlgH family protein, whose protein sequence is MTEKHHEDATTEAANFANQFLIAMPGMVEGSLAGSVIYVCEHTERGALGLVINRPTDLTLGTLFERIDLTLEIGPVKDTLVFFGGPVQTDRGFVLHAPAGDYSSSIKLGDMALTTSRDVLQAVADGKGPARMLVTLGYAGWGAGQLESEMAQNAWLSVGADDSIIFDVPPEERYPAALKLLGIDPVMLAGDAGHA, encoded by the coding sequence ATGACGGAAAAACACCACGAAGACGCCACGACAGAGGCGGCCAACTTCGCCAACCAGTTCCTGATCGCCATGCCGGGCATGGTCGAGGGCAGCTTGGCGGGCTCGGTCATTTATGTCTGCGAGCACACCGAACGTGGCGCGCTGGGCCTGGTCATCAACCGGCCCACCGACCTGACGCTGGGCACCCTGTTCGAGCGCATCGACCTGACGCTCGAGATCGGTCCGGTGAAGGACACCCTGGTCTTCTTTGGCGGTCCGGTGCAGACCGACCGCGGTTTCGTGCTGCACGCGCCGGCTGGCGATTACAGCTCCAGCATCAAGCTGGGCGACATGGCGCTGACCACCTCGCGCGATGTGCTGCAGGCCGTGGCCGACGGCAAGGGCCCGGCCCGCATGCTGGTCACGCTGGGTTACGCCGGCTGGGGCGCGGGCCAGCTCGAAAGCGAGATGGCGCAGAATGCCTGGCTCAGCGTGGGCGCCGACGACAGCATCATCTTCGACGTCCCCCCCGAGGAACGCTATCCGGCCGCGCTGAAGCTGTTGGGCATCGACCCGGTGATGCTGGCGGGCGATGCCGGCCATGCCTGA
- the ruvX gene encoding Holliday junction resolvase RuvX yields MPEETLLAFDFGEKKIGIAIGNTLTRQARPLEIIFSEVREARFGRIAALLQEWQPHRVVVGLALDAEGGEQPATARCRRFANQLHGRFGLAVELVDERGSSMEAQRLLGTHAADDAMAAAVILQRYLDTLPAS; encoded by the coding sequence ATGCCTGAAGAGACCCTGCTGGCCTTCGATTTCGGCGAGAAGAAGATCGGCATTGCCATTGGCAATACGCTGACGCGCCAGGCGCGTCCGCTGGAAATCATTTTCAGCGAAGTCCGCGAGGCGCGCTTCGGCCGCATCGCGGCGCTGTTGCAAGAGTGGCAGCCCCACCGCGTCGTGGTGGGGCTGGCGCTGGACGCGGAGGGCGGCGAACAGCCGGCCACCGCGCGCTGCCGCCGTTTCGCCAATCAACTGCACGGCCGCTTTGGCCTGGCCGTCGAACTGGTCGACGAACGCGGCTCCAGCATGGAGGCGCAGCGCCTGCTGGGCACCCATGCCGCCGACGACGCGATGGCGGCGGCCGTCATCCTGCAACGATACCTGGACACCCTGCCTGCGTCCTGA